In Nocardia sp. NBC_01327, the genomic stretch TGCTGCGGCAGGTCGGGGTGCCCATGGATGTGATCGCGCACAGTGAGATCGGCTGCCGGTTCGACTCCCGGCACACCGCGGACGCGCTCGCCGGAACCGATATCAGGGTGCCGCCGCTGGCGGGGTACGGGTCGGTGATCTGGAAGTACTGGATCGAGAACTGGGTCTGAGACCCACCGCTCTCACGGGGTGGCGGTGCCCTCGGGCGCCGCCGGAGAGTTTCGCGGCTCCGGCCGGCCGTAATCCCAACCCACCCAGCGGTTTCGGTGCGTCCAGCCGACCAGGTCGTAGCGCCAGTGGAACGGCCAGGTGCGGGCCACCGTCAGGAACAGTCCCGCACCGAGCGCGGCGAAATCGTCGTGCGCGGAGAGCAGCGCGCGCTGCTGTCGCGGTGAGCCGGTGAAGAACGCCTCGAACATGGAGATCGACTGCGGCGTGGTCAGCCGGCCCAGCCCGTACACGCCGCGCATCCGCATCCAGTACACCAGCCGCGCCTGCCACGGCCACAGCGCTTCGACCGGATCGTCGCCGCGCTGCAGCGCGGCGAGCGCGATATCGACCTGCGAGAGCGAATCGGCCACACAGTAACCGGTGATGGGATGCATCTGCCCGCCGCGCGAACCGAACGGAATCACCTGTCCGCGACCGGTTTTCGGCGGCATATCGTCCAGTGGATAGTGCGCGGCCTCGCTCGGCTCGTCACCGCGTAGTCGAATGCCGTGTGCCGCAAGCCGATTCAGGGTACGGCGGCGTAGCTCGTGCTGCGGCATGCCGCCCCGCAATCCCAGGCTGGTCTCCTCGAAGATGACCGTCCCGTCGCCGAGCGGCACCGCGTACAGAAACGACGGCGGCTCGTCCGGACCCGCGCCGTTCTCGCCGCGCCAGTCCAGCAGCAGGCCCTCGCCCGGAGTGACCATGGGCGCGGCGACGTCCTCGTCCACGAAAATGCCGTGCGCGCTGGCGGTCCGGCGCTGTCCCGGCGACGCCTGCCCCCGGGTGTCGAACACCGTGGCGGCCCGCACCTCGGTGCCGTCGGCCAACTCCACCCGATGCGCCTCGACCACGTGCGCCCGCCCGGTGATCACCGTGGCGTCGTCCAGCGGGAGCGCATCCCGCAACCCCTGCTTCGACAGCACGCAGTACGGCCGCGCGATCCGATGCTCGCTCTGCGTCCACACCACCGGCGCCTCGATCCGGCTGGCAATCACGTTGCGCGGCAACCACTCCGGCAACTCGTCGATCCAGCACGAATAGGTGGGCCCCCACAGCCGCTCCGGCCGCGGATCCACCGCGACCACCCGCAACCCCGCCACCACGGCCCGATGCGCCAGCGCCCGCCCCGTAGGCCCGAGCCCCACCACACAAACATCGGCAGCCCCGCCGACCTCACTCATACCCGCATTCAAACAGCCCCACCCCACCCCGCCACCCTCCCACCCCCGGATGGCGGGGCCGGTGCTACTTCGGGGTGATCCAGGTGGTGATGTCGGCGTGGACGACCTCCGCACCGGACTTGTCGTAGATGGAGACGGGGACGATGAGGTTCTGGCCCTCGGTGATGGCCGAGAAGTCCGGCAGTTCGGGGAGTTCGGCTACGGCGCGCAGGCCGGAATTGGCCTTCGCCAGGTACTGGACGTTCATGGCCTTGGGAATCCAGCGGTGCGTACCGGGGACGGTGGCCTCCGACAGCATGCCCATGGCGACCTCGGCGAGGTTGCAGGCGGCGATGGCATGGAAGGTGCCCAGGTGATTGTGGATACCGAACCACTTGGGCGCGGTCACCTCGCACAGACCGGGCTCGAGCCGCACGACGTTCGGCAGCACGGTGCCGAAGTAGGGGACGCGCGCGACCATGCCGAGGGAGAACAGGGTGTGGCCGAGCCGATTGTCCGGCAGTTTCTTCCAGCCGCGGTAGGTGGCGGTCTCTTTCGTCATGCCGCGTATCTTACTCAGAAGTAAGTTATCCGGAAGTAGGGTGCGCCCGATGCCATCGAAACGAGCACTTGCTTGGTAATTTGAATCGCTGCGCGCGGAGCGCGGCTGGGGCCGGCGCCACATCGCCGGCTGTCGGGGGATAGGAACTCTCACTACATGCGCATTCGTACCGCTGCCGCCGCACTGGGCATCACCCTGGCGGGAGCCGCTTTCGCCACCATCGCGGGCGCCGGATCGGCCTCGGCGATCACGCCGCTCAGCGACCCGGGTCACGGCATCTACCTCGTCGTACTCTTCGACCAGGGTGACACCGTCGCCCTGAACAACAGCCCCATCCCGGGCGTGCTCGACCAGCTCGCACCGGACGGGCGGACAACCATGTTGATCGATCCGGCCTCGCGCCTGCCGCGCGATGACAACAATGTCTACGCGACCGTCCCCGATGTCGTCTCCGAGGCGGCCAGGCAGCACGGCGAATTCGGCTTCGGCTGGTACGACCCCAATGTCAACTGGGGCAATCCGGTTCGGGTCATCCAGGTTCTGCCCTGATCCACCGGCTGCGGGCGCCCATCGGCGCCCGCAGCCGTCCGGTTCCTCCGGAAACGGGTGTGACCAGCGCCATCCGAGCACGGACGGGGAGGGGGCGATTTGAAGTCACCCATAGCCCTGGTGCATACTATTCAGGTTGCCCGGACCGGGTTGTGTCTTTCTTCGGAATAGATGCAGGTGGTGGCGGGTGAGAAGGACACTCTTGCACCCCGCTGATGACAGCGGCGGTGCGTCCGGGACAAAGATTCTTCCGGCCAAGTGGGATTCGATTCCAGGGCCGAAGAATGAGCGGATGGGCGACACGCCCGACCGCGTGGACCGGAAGAACCATGACAGATGAACAGCGGCGATGGATCGGGCCCACACGTGGCCTCGGTCGTGTGGTGGCTGATGCGTCTTCGTGTGTTCGGACTGTGCAAATGAGGGTGCTTCGAGAGCGAAAGCTCTTGGGGCACAAACGTTAAGCGGAGAAAAGGACACTCAGCGTGGCGGGACAGAAGATCCGCATCAGGCTCAAGGCCTACGACCATGAGGCGATCGACGCGTCTGCGCGCAAGATCGTCGAGACGGTGACCCGCACGGGC encodes the following:
- a CDS encoding hotdog fold domain-containing protein, translated to MTKETATYRGWKKLPDNRLGHTLFSLGMVARVPYFGTVLPNVVRLEPGLCEVTAPKWFGIHNHLGTFHAIAACNLAEVAMGMLSEATVPGTHRWIPKAMNVQYLAKANSGLRAVAELPELPDFSAITEGQNLIVPVSIYDKSGAEVVHADITTWITPK
- a CDS encoding lycopene cyclase family protein, with translation MSEVGGAADVCVVGLGPTGRALAHRAVVAGLRVVAVDPRPERLWGPTYSCWIDELPEWLPRNVIASRIEAPVVWTQSEHRIARPYCVLSKQGLRDALPLDDATVITGRAHVVEAHRVELADGTEVRAATVFDTRGQASPGQRRTASAHGIFVDEDVAAPMVTPGEGLLLDWRGENGAGPDEPPSFLYAVPLGDGTVIFEETSLGLRGGMPQHELRRRTLNRLAAHGIRLRGDEPSEAAHYPLDDMPPKTGRGQVIPFGSRGGQMHPITGYCVADSLSQVDIALAALQRGDDPVEALWPWQARLVYWMRMRGVYGLGRLTTPQSISMFEAFFTGSPRQQRALLSAHDDFAALGAGLFLTVARTWPFHWRYDLVGWTHRNRWVGWDYGRPEPRNSPAAPEGTATP